In the Quercus lobata isolate SW786 chromosome 5, ValleyOak3.0 Primary Assembly, whole genome shotgun sequence genome, one interval contains:
- the LOC115992593 gene encoding transcription factor TGA3-like — translation MKRAPSQPLFDIGDESGYEVLELPEEREEEEGMARKFVIEECGDEIDGISEKFQCLALHKNQTAKRGEELLLENQSLWRQEQKNRAAKLEKQLKVRWELEELIEEQLNRFHAHYCRAMVPTQLKDVARLLMPKWPPQELASLTWLGDWRPSAMLNLVRGLACSSLSLTSYLSESDSMGNKQLLSQLIHEMHIEEAILDEEMAEIQATCILHIPFNPINNSSSGSALGCIHSEFKKIEHVITKAQNLRFKALELVVKKVLSQTEAAEFLVAFEGIQDVIHQYAANQRFQKGPVTVSAKVSKCT, via the exons atgaaaagaGCGCCATCTCAACCCCTCTT TGATATTGGTGATGAGAGTGGATATGAAGTGTTAGAATTACctgaagaaagagaagaagaggaaggaatGGCAAGGAAATTCGTTATAGAAGAATGTGGTGATGAAATTGATGGTATATCAGAGAAATTCCAGTGCTTAGCCCTCCATAAGAATCAAACAGCCAAACGAG GTGAGGAGTTACTCTTGGAGAACCAAAGTCTGTGGAGGCAAGAGCAAAAGAACAGAGCAGCAAAGCTAGAGAAGCAGCTCAAGGTGAGGTGGGAACTTGAGGAGCTAATTGAAGAACAACTTAATAGGTTCCATGCCCATTACTGCCGAGCCATGGTACCTACCCAGCTTAAAGATGTTGCTCGACTCCTCATGCCGAAATGGCCACCCCAGGAGTTGGCCTCCCTAACTTGGCTTGGCGATTGGCGGCCCTCAGCCATGCTTAACCTTGTCCGTGGCCTGGCCTGTTCATCATTATCATTGACCTCCTACTTATCAGAATCAGACTCAATGGGAAATAAACAACTCCTATCCCAGCTTATACATGAGATGCACATTGAGGAGGCAATACTTGATGAGGAAATGGCTGAGATTCAAGCTACATGTATCCTACACATTCCCTTCAACCCAATTAACAACTCATCAAGTGGTTCTGCCTTGGGATGTATTCACTCTGAGTTCAAGAAGATCGAACATGTCATCACTAAGGCCCAAAACCTCAG GTTCAAGGCACTTGAGTTGGTAGTGAAGAAGGTGTTGAGCCAAACTGAAGCAGCAGAGTTCCTAGTCGCATTTGAGGGAATTCAAGATGTAATTCATCAATATGCAGCCAACCAAAGGTTTCAAAAGGGTCCAGTTACTGTGTCTGCCAAGGTGTCTAAATGTACTTGA
- the LOC115992416 gene encoding E3 ubiquitin-protein ligase KEG-like, with the protein MTEQIGTAKPAVFFEYELFEGDPDHLRTVKATPTQTDPWIDPSSLKLKHRIGRGPFGDVWLATHHQLGHDFEEHHEVAVKMLHPLKEGHTQNILDKFEELFLKFRGLQCVCWLHGISIINGQICIAMILHEGSVGDRMAWLKGGKLQLQDVLRYGIELAKGILELHSIGTLVLNLKPSNFLLNKQDQLILGDFGIPYLLFGIPLSNSDMALRLGTPNYMAPEQWEPEIRGPISFETDSWGFGCSILEMLTGVQPWFGKSTEEIYHSVVVKQEKPNIPSGFPFAVENIINGCFEYDFRNRPLMTDIIHAFKSSLNALNSDGESLGLRSRKLTDRLSDGGFSAWYLSKDRLEVGDIVRSRKPFNACKSQTMDIPKGKVVGLEDDNDRERFVLVKVSGMHNPLRVQVSTIERVTSGLAIGDWVRLKEENDKHSSVGILHSIQRDGSTAVGFIGLESLWRGNSSELEKTEGYYVGQFVRLKANVLSPRFEWPRKNGDAWATGKISQVLPNGCLVASFPGRLVFGEESNIFLADPTEVEKVSFDTCPGVVQKYQHVEDFHWAVRPLAIAFSLFTAMKLGLFVGQNIGARLKKCPRNLKRRDGNSQDGQTGGNAGWLPPPVANILFKEGVPTTAAR; encoded by the exons ATGACAGAACAGATTGGAACAGCAAAGCCAGCAGTCTTTTTTGAGTATGAACTCTTTGAAGGAGACCCTGACCACCTCAGAACTGTCAAAGCTACACCAACTCAGACTGATCCATGGATCGATCCTTCCTCATTGAAACTTAAGCACAGGATTGGGCGGGGCCCCTTTGGTGATGTTTGGTTAGCAACGCATCATCAATTGGGTCATGATTTTGAGGAGCATCATGAAGTGGCTGTCAAAATGTTACATCCATTGAAGGAGGGCCATACTCAGAATATTTTGGATAAGTTTGAAGAGTTATTTCTTAAGTTCCGAGGACTCCAATGCGTTTGCTGGTTGCATGGTATATCAATAATTAATGGACAG ATCTGCATTGCAATGATACTTCATGAAGGATCAGTAGGTGACCGAATGGCTTGGCTCAAGGGCGGGAAGCTTCAATTGCAAGATGTTttaag GTATGGGATCGAGTTGGCAAAAGGAATTCTGGAGTTGCATTCGATTGGGACCCTGGTGCTAAACCTTAAGCCTTCTAACTTTCTGCTTAACAAACAAGACCAATTGATTCTTGGAGATTTTGGGATCCCATATCTACTTTTTGGGATTCCATTGTCCAATTCAGATATGGCTTTAAGACTTGGAACTCCAAACTACATGGCTCCAGAACAGTGGGAACCAGAAATCAGAGGTCCTATATCCTTTGAGACAGACTCATGGGGTTTTGGATGTAGCATACTAGAAATGTTAACTGGTGTTCAGCCCTGGTTTGGGAAGTCAACTGAAGAAATATATCACTCAGTTGTGGTCAAGCAAGAAAAACCAAATATTCCAAGTGGGTTTCCTTTTGCTGTTGAGAATATTATCAATGGTTGCTTCGAATATGATTTCCGGAATCGGCCTTTAATGACAGATATCATACATGCATTTAAAAG CTCACTGAATGCTCTTAACAGTGATGGCGAGTCTCTTGGTTTAAGAAGCAGGAAACTTACTGATAGATTAAGTGATGGTGGTTTTAGTGCATGGTATCTGTCAAAGGATCGTCTTGAAGTGGGTGACATAGTCCGTTCAAGAAAGCCATTCAATGCATGTAAATCACAAACCATGGATATTCCTAAAGGAAAGGTGGTAGGTTTGGAGGATGACAATGATAGAGAACGTTTTGTTCTGGTGAAGGTATCTGGCATGCACAACCCTCTAAGAGTACAGGTTTCAACAATTGAGAGGGTGACATCTGGCTTGGCAATAGGGGATTGGGTGCGTTTGAAAGAGGAAAACGACAAGCACTCCTCTGTGGGAATTCTTCACTCCATACAGCGTGATGGGAGCACAGCAGTTGGATTCATAGGCCTAGAGAGTCTCTGGAGAGGTAACTCATCTGAACTTGAAAAGACTGAAGGTTATTATGTTGGGCAGTTTGTGCGGCTGAAGGCAAATGTGTTAAGTCCCCGGTTTGAGTGGCCTCGTAAGAATGGAGATGCTTGGGCTACTGGGAAGATCTCACAAGTCCTTCCAAATGGCTGTCTTGTTGCAAGTTTCCCTGGGAGGTTGGTGTTTGGAGAAGAATCTAATATCTTCTTGGCAGACCCAACTGAAGTGGAAAAAGTTTCGTTTGATACTTGTCCAGGGGTGGTGCAGAAGTATCAGCATGTTGAGGATTTTCATTGGGCTGTGAGGCCACTTGCAATAgcatttagtttatttacaGCGATGAAGCTTGGCTTATTTGTTGGACAAAACATAGGTGCAAGGCTGAAGAAATGTCCAAGAAATTTGAAGCGGCGTGATGGTAATAGTCAGGATGGCCAGACTGGTGGAAATGCTGGTTGGCTTCCACCACCAGTTGCAAATATTCTCTTTAAAGAAGGTGTTCCCACTACTGCTGCTCGGTAA